A window of Chloroflexota bacterium contains these coding sequences:
- a CDS encoding ATP-binding cassette domain-containing protein, whose product MSEWVYQGENLRVIYGRRTVLRVGQLTVNAGDLLGIVGPSGAGKSTLLRVLALLEPPTEGVLYFGGRSEPVRWPPPLNLRRRVTMVFQRPLLLTASVFHNVAYGLRARRADNVRARVEQALEMVGLAHMAHAAAHTLSGGELQRVALARALVLEPEVLLLDEPTANLDPYNVSVIEDALKRLRHHNHTTVVLVTHNVFQARRLADRVMFLLDGECVETADAETFFESPKDPRTRAFVRGDMVY is encoded by the coding sequence ATGAGCGAGTGGGTGTATCAGGGCGAGAACCTGCGGGTCATCTACGGTCGGCGCACCGTCCTGCGCGTGGGCCAACTCACCGTCAACGCGGGCGACCTCCTGGGCATCGTGGGGCCCAGCGGCGCGGGCAAGAGCACCCTGTTGCGGGTGCTGGCGCTGCTGGAGCCGCCCACCGAGGGCGTGCTGTACTTCGGCGGGAGGTCAGAACCGGTGCGCTGGCCGCCGCCCCTGAACCTGCGACGGCGCGTTACGATGGTCTTCCAGCGCCCGCTCCTGCTGACCGCCAGCGTTTTCCACAACGTGGCCTACGGCCTGCGCGCCCGCCGAGCCGACAACGTGCGCGCGCGGGTGGAGCAGGCGCTGGAGATGGTGGGGCTGGCCCACATGGCCCACGCGGCAGCGCACACTCTGTCGGGCGGCGAACTCCAGCGCGTGGCCCTGGCTCGCGCGCTGGTGCTGGAACCCGAGGTGCTCCTGCTGGACGAGCCGACGGCCAACTTGGACCCGTACAACGTGTCGGTGATAGAGGACGCGCTGAAGCGTTTGCGCCACCACAATCACACAACGGTCGTCCTGGTTACGCACAACGTCTTCCAGGCCCGCCGCCTGGCCGATCGGGTTATGTTCCTGCTGGACGGCGAGTGCGTGGAGACCGCCGATGCCGAGACGTTTTTTGAGTCGCCGAAAGACCCCCGCACGCGCGCCTTTGTGCGCGGGGACATGGTGTACTAG
- a CDS encoding ABC transporter permease, producing MNEIWEGLKQAVLLLWHLDPEVLQIVAVSLRVSGTALLLSATIGIPLGAWLGFSRFVGRRLMVALLYTGMGFPPVVVGLFVYLLLSQSGPLGSLNAPWLPRLFTVGAMVVAQVIIAFPLVAGFTMAAVKGVDPNLRQQLISLGATHWQATLAVLREARFGVIVSIIAGFGSIISEVGAVMLVGGNIQGSTRVLTTAIVLETRRGNFSLAIALALILLLLSFLSNVLMLRLQGKTT from the coding sequence ATCAACGAGATTTGGGAGGGGCTCAAACAGGCCGTCCTGCTCTTGTGGCACCTGGACCCCGAGGTGCTGCAGATTGTGGCCGTATCGCTGCGCGTGTCGGGCACGGCCCTGCTCCTCAGCGCCACCATCGGCATCCCGCTGGGCGCGTGGCTGGGGTTCTCGCGCTTCGTGGGCCGCAGGCTCATGGTGGCGCTCCTCTACACGGGCATGGGGTTCCCGCCCGTCGTGGTGGGGCTGTTCGTGTACCTTCTCCTGTCGCAGAGCGGCCCCCTGGGTAGCCTCAATGCCCCGTGGCTGCCGCGCCTGTTCACCGTCGGCGCCATGGTCGTGGCCCAGGTCATCATCGCGTTCCCGCTGGTGGCCGGGTTCACCATGGCCGCCGTCAAGGGCGTGGACCCCAACCTGCGCCAGCAGTTGATCTCCCTGGGCGCGACCCATTGGCAGGCGACCCTGGCCGTGCTGCGTGAGGCCCGATTTGGCGTTATCGTCTCCATCATCGCGGGCTTCGGGAGCATTATCTCGGAGGTGGGCGCGGTCATGCTGGTTGGCGGCAACATCCAGGGCTCCACCCGCGTCCTCACCACGGCCATCGTCCTGGAGACCCGACGCGGCAACTTCAGCCTGGCCATCGCGTTGGCGCTCATCCTGCTCCTGTTGTCGTTTCTGAGCAACGTCCTCATGCTCCGCCTCCAGGGAAAGACCACATGA
- a CDS encoding aspartate aminotransferase family protein: MSQDSRLVGARTKEEVLNLFARHVSSGKVRFFRDTGIEFALGRREGPYLWDLAGEKRLIDCHCNGGVFNLGHRNPEIIATLERSLRELDIGNHHLISEQRAVLAERLAQLAPGNLAYTVFAVGGGEAVDLAIKVARGYTRRPNIISAKGGYHGHTGLALAAGDEKYRAPFGPMPPGFYQVPFNDIAALEQAVNEETAAVIFETVPATYGMPIADKDYFAQVRALCDRAGALMIVDEIQAGLGRTGKLWGIQHFGVEPDIMVIGKGLSGGIYPIAATCFRAELEAVFHKDPFIHISTFGGAEVGCPVALKVLEISSAPAFLRHVEEMAGIFAEGFARLKEKHPAVLVRLRQLGMMMGIEMVNPYCGPLFSKAAYEAGLLSVYAYNDTRVAQFLPPLTIDRPLAEEILQRVDAALSGVEAFLQGGAHD, from the coding sequence ATGAGCCAAGATTCTCGGTTGGTGGGCGCGCGCACCAAAGAGGAAGTCCTGAACCTCTTCGCACGGCATGTATCCTCGGGCAAGGTCCGCTTCTTCCGCGACACCGGTATTGAGTTTGCCCTGGGCAGGCGCGAAGGGCCCTACCTTTGGGATCTGGCGGGCGAGAAGCGGCTGATTGACTGCCACTGCAACGGTGGCGTGTTCAACCTGGGCCACCGAAACCCCGAAATCATCGCGACCCTGGAGCGTAGCCTGCGTGAATTGGACATCGGCAACCATCACCTTATCAGCGAGCAGCGGGCGGTGCTGGCCGAGCGTCTGGCGCAGCTGGCCCCCGGCAATCTGGCGTATACGGTCTTCGCGGTGGGCGGCGGCGAGGCGGTGGATTTGGCCATCAAGGTGGCGCGCGGGTACACGCGGCGGCCCAACATCATCTCGGCCAAAGGCGGATACCACGGCCACACCGGCCTGGCCCTGGCCGCGGGCGACGAGAAGTACCGCGCACCCTTCGGCCCCATGCCGCCCGGATTCTATCAGGTCCCGTTCAACGACATCGCCGCCCTGGAGCAAGCGGTGAACGAGGAGACCGCCGCGGTCATTTTTGAGACGGTCCCCGCCACCTACGGTATGCCGATCGCCGACAAGGATTACTTCGCCCAGGTCCGCGCGTTGTGCGACCGGGCCGGCGCGCTGATGATCGTGGACGAGATCCAGGCGGGGCTGGGCCGCACGGGCAAACTCTGGGGCATCCAGCATTTCGGCGTGGAGCCGGACATCATGGTCATCGGCAAAGGGCTATCGGGCGGCATCTACCCCATCGCGGCGACGTGTTTCCGCGCAGAGTTGGAGGCCGTTTTCCATAAGGATCCGTTCATCCACATTTCCACCTTTGGCGGGGCCGAGGTGGGGTGCCCGGTGGCCCTCAAGGTGCTGGAGATCAGTTCCGCCCCCGCTTTCCTGCGCCATGTGGAGGAGATGGCCGGCATCTTCGCCGAGGGGTTCGCTCGGCTGAAGGAGAAGCATCCCGCCGTCTTGGTGCGGTTGCGCCAGTTGGGGATGATGATGGGGATAGAGATGGTCAACCCGTACTGCGGGCCGCTTTTCTCCAAGGCGGCCTACGAGGCCGGGCTGCTGTCGGTGTATGCCTACAACGACACGCGCGTTGCCCAGTTCCTGCCGCCTCTCACCATAGACCGCCCGCTGGCCGAGGAGATTCTCCAGCGGGTGGATGCGGCCCTTTCAGGTGTGGAAGCGTTCCTGCAAGGAGGCGCCCATGACTGA
- a CDS encoding DUF362 domain-containing protein: MNEIDRREFIRRMILLALGATAASSGLARCGSPSVPTAAPTIPPLATATPMSTLPAATAAGPTPTGQPPAPATGDAYLAVARGDSPTALVQAAIRAIGGIERFVKPGADVIIKPNICVAYHGPEYAATTNPEVVGALVALCLGAGARRVRVMDNPFGGSPEAAYARSGVADAVKAAGGQMEIMSEMKYATAPIPQGKDLKQIRIYRDALDADVFINVPIAKDHGLARLTLGMKNLLGVIWDRPAMHRNMGQRIAELTSLVRPTLTVVDAVRILMANGPTGGNLADVKQTNTIIASADIVAADAYATSLFGLTPTDVSYIPAAAKMGLGTMDLAGVRVEEIGV; encoded by the coding sequence ATGAACGAAATAGATCGGCGCGAATTCATCCGCCGGATGATCCTGCTGGCGTTGGGCGCGACGGCGGCATCGTCGGGGCTGGCGCGGTGCGGTTCCCCGTCCGTGCCGACGGCCGCGCCCACCATCCCGCCGCTGGCAACCGCCACCCCCATGTCCACGCTGCCAGCGGCCACAGCGGCAGGCCCTACGCCGACGGGGCAGCCCCCTGCGCCCGCTACGGGCGACGCCTACCTGGCCGTGGCGCGCGGCGACAGCCCCACGGCCCTGGTGCAGGCGGCCATCCGCGCCATCGGCGGCATTGAGCGCTTCGTGAAGCCGGGCGCCGATGTCATCATCAAGCCCAACATCTGCGTGGCCTATCACGGGCCGGAGTACGCGGCCACTACCAACCCTGAAGTCGTGGGCGCGCTGGTGGCGCTGTGCCTGGGCGCGGGAGCCAGGCGCGTGCGCGTGATGGACAACCCCTTCGGCGGCAGCCCCGAAGCCGCCTATGCCCGCAGTGGCGTCGCCGACGCGGTGAAAGCCGCCGGCGGCCAGATGGAAATCATGTCCGAGATGAAGTACGCGACCGCCCCCATCCCGCAGGGCAAAGACCTGAAGCAAATCCGTATCTACCGCGACGCGCTGGATGCCGACGTGTTCATCAACGTGCCCATCGCCAAGGATCACGGCCTGGCGCGGCTGACGCTGGGGATGAAGAATCTTCTCGGCGTCATCTGGGACCGCCCCGCCATGCACCGCAACATGGGCCAGCGCATCGCCGAACTGACGAGCCTGGTGCGCCCCACGCTGACGGTTGTGGACGCCGTGCGCATCCTCATGGCCAACGGCCCCACGGGTGGCAACCTGGCCGACGTGAAGCAGACCAACACGATCATCGCCAGCGCCGACATCGTTGCCGCCGACGCCTACGCCACGTCGCTGTTCGGGCTGACGCCGACGGACGTGTCGTACATCCCCGCCGCCGCGAAGATGGGCCTGGGGACGATGGACCTGGCGGGCGTGAGGGTGGAAGAAATCGGCGTATAG
- a CDS encoding 4Fe-4S binding protein translates to MTAKTWRRARQAVQILAAVLFVYLLLGTRQGLPTFLPHDLFFRLDPLVGVAAMLAGRRWIAALALGLATLALAVLAGRAWCGWLCPLGAALDWTRPRLSREGDPRGNWRSAKHGLLLVILFAALLGNLTLLVLDPLTILFRTMAAAVLPAVNALLTAAESALYAIGPLQRPLEWVDRVLRGAGLVGGEPAFQQGVVLALVFAGVLALNAVRPRFWCRYLCPLGALLGLVSKVSFLRHHADADACVACGKCARACPTGTVDPARGYAADPSECTLCLDCAAVCPTNAVAFRWHLVPAGWREYDPSRRQALLSLGVAVAGVGLLRAAPAARRDHPRLIRPPGARENGLLDKCIRCGECMKVCPTSGLQPSLDVAGLEGLWTPVLVPRLGYCDYSCHSCGQACPTGAIPPLSLDDKRRAVIGVAYIDENRCIPWADGADCIVCEEMCPVPDKAIQLDVQTVARPDGTVAEVRRPRVIRERCIGCGICEYKCPLNGEAAIRVYAP, encoded by the coding sequence ATGACCGCAAAGACTTGGCGACGCGCGCGGCAAGCGGTGCAGATTCTGGCGGCGGTTCTGTTCGTGTACCTGCTCCTGGGCACGCGGCAGGGCCTGCCGACCTTCCTGCCCCACGACCTGTTCTTCCGCCTGGACCCGCTGGTGGGCGTTGCGGCGATGCTGGCTGGCAGGCGCTGGATCGCGGCGTTGGCGCTGGGGTTGGCGACCCTCGCGCTGGCGGTGCTGGCCGGGCGGGCCTGGTGCGGGTGGCTGTGCCCCCTCGGAGCGGCGCTGGACTGGACGCGGCCGCGCCTGTCCCGCGAGGGCGACCCCCGCGGCAACTGGCGTAGCGCCAAGCATGGCCTGCTGCTGGTCATCCTGTTCGCCGCGCTCCTGGGCAACCTCACCCTGCTGGTGCTGGACCCGCTCACGATTCTGTTCCGCACGATGGCCGCGGCGGTCTTGCCCGCCGTCAATGCGCTGCTCACGGCGGCGGAATCGGCGCTATATGCCATCGGGCCTTTACAGAGACCGCTGGAGTGGGTGGACCGCGTGCTGCGGGGCGCGGGCTTGGTGGGCGGGGAGCCGGCGTTCCAGCAGGGCGTTGTGCTGGCGCTGGTGTTCGCGGGCGTCCTGGCGCTGAATGCGGTTCGCCCGCGCTTCTGGTGCCGCTACCTGTGCCCGCTGGGGGCGCTGCTGGGTCTCGTGTCCAAGGTCTCGTTCCTGCGACACCATGCGGATGCCGACGCCTGCGTGGCCTGCGGCAAGTGCGCCCGCGCCTGTCCCACCGGCACGGTGGACCCCGCGCGCGGCTACGCGGCCGACCCGTCCGAATGCACGTTGTGCCTGGACTGCGCGGCGGTCTGCCCGACGAATGCCGTGGCGTTCCGATGGCATCTTGTTCCGGCGGGCTGGCGCGAGTATGACCCGTCGCGACGGCAGGCGCTCCTGTCGCTGGGCGTGGCGGTGGCGGGCGTGGGCCTGTTGCGCGCCGCGCCTGCTGCCAGGCGAGACCATCCGCGCCTCATCCGTCCACCTGGGGCGCGCGAGAACGGCCTGCTGGACAAGTGCATCCGCTGCGGCGAGTGCATGAAGGTCTGCCCCACGTCGGGCCTGCAGCCGAGCCTGGACGTGGCCGGGCTGGAGGGGCTGTGGACGCCAGTGCTGGTGCCGCGCCTGGGCTACTGCGACTACTCGTGCCATTCGTGCGGCCAGGCCTGCCCCACGGGCGCCATCCCGCCCCTGTCGCTGGACGACAAGCGGCGGGCGGTCATCGGCGTGGCCTACATTGACGAGAACCGCTGCATCCCCTGGGCCGATGGCGCGGACTGCATCGTGTGCGAGGAGATGTGCCCCGTGCCCGACAAGGCCATCCAACTGGACGTGCAGACGGTGGCACGGCCCGACGGCACGGTGGCCGAGGTACGCCGCCCGCGGGTGATCCGCGAGCGGTGCATCGGGTGTGGCATCTGCGAGTACAAGTGCCCGCTCAACGGCGAGGCGGCGATACGGGTGTACGCGCCGTAG
- a CDS encoding aminotransferase class I/II-fold pyridoxal phosphate-dependent enzyme, with the protein MDIFAKCEAFTQAADARKAGYYPYFIPLQDTEGTEVVINGHRLIMIGSNNYLGLTTHPKVREAALDAIRRYGTSCTGSRFLNGTLELHEELERRLAAFMRKEAALVFSTGYQTNVGTISALVGRGDFVITDRDDHASIVDGCKLAFGEMKRFRHNDMADLERVLASLPEDAGTLVVVDGVFSMGGDIAPLPEIVPICKKYGARLMVDDAHSVGVLGEGRGTAAHFGMDDDADLIMGTFSKSFASLGGFIAGKATVIDYIKHTARSLIFSASIPAANAAAAMAALEIMQTEPERRQRLMAIAEKMRKGYKALGFNVGDTQTPIIPIIIGDDMKTFMTWKALFAAGVYTNPVISPAVPPGMALLRTSYMATHTDEQMDRVLDIFAKVGKEMGII; encoded by the coding sequence ATGGACATCTTCGCAAAGTGTGAAGCCTTTACGCAGGCAGCCGACGCACGAAAGGCAGGGTATTATCCGTACTTCATTCCACTGCAGGACACCGAGGGGACGGAGGTGGTCATCAACGGCCACCGGCTTATCATGATCGGCTCCAACAACTACCTGGGTCTGACGACGCACCCCAAGGTGCGCGAGGCGGCGCTGGACGCCATCCGGCGCTACGGCACGTCGTGCACGGGGTCGCGCTTCCTCAACGGCACGCTGGAACTCCACGAGGAGTTGGAGCGGCGGCTGGCGGCCTTCATGCGCAAGGAGGCAGCGCTGGTCTTCAGCACCGGCTATCAGACCAACGTGGGCACGATTTCGGCGCTGGTGGGGCGGGGCGACTTCGTCATCACCGACCGCGACGACCACGCCAGCATCGTGGACGGGTGCAAACTGGCGTTCGGCGAGATGAAGCGCTTCCGCCACAACGACATGGCCGACCTGGAGCGGGTGCTGGCGTCGCTGCCCGAGGACGCGGGCACGTTGGTGGTTGTGGACGGCGTCTTCAGCATGGGGGGCGACATCGCGCCGCTGCCGGAGATCGTCCCCATCTGCAAGAAGTACGGGGCGCGCCTGATGGTGGACGACGCGCACTCCGTCGGCGTCCTGGGCGAGGGGCGCGGCACGGCGGCTCACTTCGGCATGGACGACGACGCCGACCTAATCATGGGGACGTTCAGCAAGTCGTTTGCCTCGCTGGGCGGGTTCATCGCGGGCAAGGCCACGGTCATTGACTACATCAAGCACACGGCGCGGTCGCTCATCTTCAGCGCCAGCATCCCGGCGGCCAACGCCGCGGCGGCCATGGCGGCGCTGGAAATCATGCAGACCGAGCCGGAACGCCGCCAGCGCCTCATGGCCATCGCCGAGAAGATGCGCAAGGGGTACAAGGCGCTGGGGTTCAACGTCGGCGACACCCAGACGCCCATCATCCCCATCATCATCGGCGACGACATGAAAACGTTCATGACGTGGAAGGCACTGTTCGCGGCGGGCGTTTACACCAACCCGGTCATCTCGCCGGCGGTCCCGCCCGGCATGGCCCTGCTGCGCACCAGTTACATGGCCACCCACACCGACGAGCAGATGGACCGCGTGCTGGACATCTTCGCGAAAGTCGGCAAGGAGATGGGGATCATCTAG
- a CDS encoding amidohydrolase produces MIFEHGTLITVDKARRILEDGAILVRDGRIAAVGKSYELAQAFPDEPREDLRGDVVLPGLVDTHVHLAQAMIRGCADDLELIEWLGKRVWVLQGNYDEADGRASAELCMVEMLKSGTTAFLECMLAGRYGLDGIAEALVQSGMRGVLSKIVMDTATYASKDDWMYPGMREDRDVSLRQALDAFDRWNGAGDGRVQVWFGPRTPGGVSPDLYREIARLADERGMGITVHLAEVRADREFLLGTYGRRPVEFAQDVGLLGPRRVLAHVIWVDDDEIRLLAETGTHVTHNPASNSKLASGFARIAEMVEAGVNVTVGCDGGPSNNTYDLLRDLRWVCYLQKARLLDPQTVPAETALEMATINGARALGWEDEIGSLEVGKKADFVVVDMNKPHLTPSPNPVSTVVHCATGADVRLVVIDGKAVVRDGRVLTLDEERVMRTARARAQALYARAGVQVRPRWPVE; encoded by the coding sequence ATGATTTTTGAACACGGCACGCTGATCACGGTGGACAAGGCCCGCCGCATTCTGGAGGACGGCGCCATCCTGGTGCGGGACGGGCGCATCGCCGCGGTGGGCAAGTCCTACGAGTTGGCCCAGGCCTTCCCCGACGAGCCCCGCGAAGACCTGCGCGGAGACGTGGTGTTGCCCGGCCTGGTGGATACCCACGTGCACCTGGCCCAGGCCATGATCCGCGGCTGCGCCGACGACCTGGAACTCATAGAGTGGCTGGGCAAGCGCGTCTGGGTGCTCCAGGGCAACTACGACGAAGCCGATGGCCGCGCCAGCGCCGAACTCTGCATGGTGGAGATGCTCAAGTCGGGCACGACCGCGTTCCTGGAATGCATGCTCGCCGGGCGCTACGGCCTGGACGGCATCGCCGAGGCGCTCGTCCAGTCGGGCATGCGCGGCGTCCTGTCCAAGATCGTCATGGATACGGCCACCTACGCCTCCAAGGACGACTGGATGTACCCAGGGATGCGCGAGGACCGCGACGTGAGCCTGCGCCAGGCGCTGGACGCCTTTGACCGATGGAACGGCGCGGGCGACGGCCGCGTGCAAGTGTGGTTCGGCCCCAGGACGCCGGGCGGCGTAAGTCCGGACCTGTACCGCGAGATCGCGCGCCTGGCCGACGAGCGCGGCATGGGCATCACGGTGCACCTGGCCGAGGTGCGCGCCGACCGCGAATTCCTGCTGGGCACCTACGGGCGCAGGCCCGTGGAGTTCGCCCAGGATGTGGGCCTGCTGGGGCCGCGCCGCGTGCTGGCCCACGTCATCTGGGTGGACGACGACGAGATTCGCCTGCTGGCCGAGACGGGCACCCACGTTACCCACAACCCCGCGTCCAACTCCAAACTCGCGTCGGGGTTTGCCCGCATCGCCGAGATGGTGGAGGCAGGCGTGAACGTTACCGTCGGGTGCGACGGCGGGCCAAGCAACAACACCTACGACCTGCTGCGCGACCTGCGCTGGGTGTGCTATCTCCAGAAGGCGCGGCTGCTGGATCCGCAGACCGTGCCCGCCGAGACCGCGCTGGAGATGGCCACCATCAATGGGGCCAGGGCGCTGGGCTGGGAGGACGAAATCGGCTCGCTGGAAGTGGGCAAGAAGGCAGATTTCGTGGTGGTGGACATGAACAAGCCGCACCTCACGCCGTCGCCGAATCCCGTGTCCACGGTCGTGCACTGCGCGACGGGCGCCGATGTGCGGCTGGTGGTCATTGACGGCAAGGCGGTGGTGCGCGACGGGCGCGTGCTCACGCTGGACGAGGAGCGGGTGATGCGCACGGCGCGGGCGCGGGCCCAGGCGCTCTACGCGCGCGCAGGCGTGCAGGTGAGGCCCCGCTGGCCCGTGGAATGA
- a CDS encoding DUF2721 domain-containing protein: MQFPIEESARAIQTILAPAVMISACGLLLLGMQNRYGRINDRMRALARERLDLLPKLGEPVADVRLAAIERQMPDLVLRVRIQRNAVYSLFAAVIVFVVDAFIIAASLFWATGVLNAAALVAFLAGMALVLGGMVLAAREIAISARAVTLEVEEIMKL, translated from the coding sequence ATGCAATTCCCCATTGAGGAGTCGGCGCGGGCCATTCAGACGATCCTGGCCCCGGCTGTGATGATTTCGGCGTGCGGGCTTTTGCTGCTGGGCATGCAGAACCGCTACGGGCGCATCAACGACCGCATGCGGGCGCTGGCCCGCGAGCGGCTGGACCTCCTGCCCAAGCTCGGTGAGCCGGTGGCCGACGTGAGGCTCGCAGCCATTGAGCGCCAAATGCCCGACCTGGTGCTCCGCGTTCGGATTCAGCGCAACGCCGTGTACAGCCTGTTCGCGGCGGTCATCGTCTTCGTGGTGGACGCATTCATCATCGCCGCAAGCCTGTTCTGGGCGACAGGAGTCCTGAACGCGGCGGCGCTGGTGGCGTTCCTGGCGGGGATGGCGCTGGTGCTGGGGGGCATGGTGCTGGCGGCGAGGGAAATCGCGATTTCGGCCCGCGCGGTAACCCTTGAGGTTGAGGAGATCATGAAGTTGTAG
- a CDS encoding PDZ domain-containing protein, protein MSDKTKIYVIVGIIAVAGVLLSLILGAVAGGVAGYFVGREQARTVARDEWSTLSQRLPQQGVAPTPTPERTPFTPPRVEIPGFGALLTAVTPGTPADKAGLRAGDIIVAVNDERVTLATDLADIVRKYKPGDEVRITYRRDGEERTVEVTLGQHPDDPQRPYLGVTYTSAFRPLSTPR, encoded by the coding sequence ATGAGCGATAAAACCAAAATCTACGTGATTGTTGGGATCATCGCGGTTGCGGGCGTCCTGCTGAGCCTGATCCTTGGCGCCGTCGCGGGCGGCGTGGCCGGATATTTCGTGGGACGAGAACAGGCGCGGACGGTGGCGCGGGACGAGTGGAGCACCCTGAGCCAGCGACTGCCGCAGCAAGGCGTGGCCCCGACGCCAACGCCCGAGCGCACGCCCTTCACCCCGCCGCGGGTGGAGATCCCCGGGTTCGGCGCGCTGCTGACCGCGGTAACGCCCGGCACCCCCGCCGATAAGGCGGGCCTGCGCGCCGGCGACATCATCGTGGCCGTCAACGACGAGCGCGTAACCCTGGCCACCGACCTGGCCGACATCGTCCGCAAGTACAAACCCGGCGACGAGGTTCGCATCACCTATCGCCGCGACGGCGAGGAGAGGACCGTGGAGGTTACCCTGGGCCAGCACCCCGACGACCCTCAGCGGCCCTATCTGGGCGTAACGTATACGTCGGCGTTTCGCCCCCTGTCCACCCCGCGGTAG
- a CDS encoding ROK family protein yields MESAVIAVDLGGTHLRTAVCTADGRILFRAKTATEAHLGAEHVVARMIQLIGEAIQQNPTCRVQAIGIGAPGPLQPRTGIIIECPNLPGFEMYPLRDRIARATSLPTIVENDANAAAVGEHRYGAGRGFANLVYLTISTGIGGGIIIENQLYWGENGYAGEIGHMTLEAHGPRCNCGNIGCLEALAAGPAIARNARAAIAEGRPTRILDLTPGRDPEAITAHIVTDAAKAGDALAVELLAQAGFYIGVGIVNLLHILNPGRVVIGGGVSFAGDLLFGPIRQTVDARAPLAFRKGVDIVPAALGDDAGLLGAAALAFSEAARYAH; encoded by the coding sequence ATGGAATCCGCCGTGATCGCCGTGGACCTGGGGGGAACGCACCTCCGCACCGCCGTCTGCACCGCCGATGGCCGCATCCTGTTCCGCGCCAAGACGGCAACCGAAGCCCACCTGGGCGCGGAGCACGTTGTCGCCCGCATGATTCAACTCATCGGCGAGGCCATCCAGCAGAACCCAACGTGCCGCGTGCAAGCCATCGGCATCGGCGCGCCCGGCCCACTCCAGCCGCGCACGGGCATCATCATTGAATGCCCCAACCTCCCCGGCTTTGAGATGTACCCCTTGCGCGACCGCATCGCCCGGGCCACCAGCCTGCCCACCATCGTGGAAAACGACGCCAACGCCGCCGCCGTCGGCGAGCACCGCTACGGCGCGGGGCGCGGCTTCGCCAACCTGGTGTATCTCACCATCAGCACCGGCATCGGCGGCGGCATCATCATAGAGAACCAACTCTACTGGGGCGAGAACGGCTACGCCGGCGAGATCGGCCACATGACGCTGGAAGCCCACGGCCCCCGCTGCAACTGCGGCAACATCGGCTGCCTGGAGGCGCTGGCCGCAGGCCCGGCCATCGCCCGCAACGCCCGCGCCGCCATCGCCGAGGGCCGCCCCACCCGCATCCTGGACCTGACGCCGGGCCGCGACCCGGAGGCCATCACCGCCCACATCGTAACCGACGCGGCCAAGGCAGGCGACGCGCTGGCCGTGGAACTCCTGGCCCAGGCGGGTTTCTACATCGGCGTCGGCATCGTGAATCTCCTGCACATCCTGAACCCCGGCCGCGTGGTCATCGGCGGCGGCGTGAGTTTCGCCGGCGACCTCCTGTTCGGCCCCATCCGCCAGACGGTGGACGCGCGCGCCCCCCTGGCCTTCCGCAAGGGCGTGGACATCGTCCCCGCCGCCCTGGGAGACGACGCGGGCCTCCTGGGGGCTGCCGCCCTGGCATTCTCGGAGGCCGCACGCTATGCACACTAA